One genomic segment of Helianthus annuus cultivar XRQ/B chromosome 14, HanXRQr2.0-SUNRISE, whole genome shotgun sequence includes these proteins:
- the LOC110905081 gene encoding protein SUPPRESSOR OF GENE SILENCING 3 homolog: MATKQDMDLFNKHSQGNTKLKFDMVSYQEKAVSQLRQMSEDNQQLHWSLLKKHKQGKKHLKRMKRLADSSANPPNMLPPPVASEIVVGEMKNKKQRLLQNGATAETLLSCDVCNVICNNQEGFQQHIASKKHAAKVTSIIFYLDYCLYIIYFFLLKVFHYN, translated from the exons ATGGCTACAAAACAAGATATGGATCTCTTTAATAAGCACTCTCAAG GGAATACAAAGCTGAAATTTGATATGGTTTCTTACCAAGAAAAAGCTGTGAGTCAGCTAAGGCAGATGAGTGAAGATAATCAACAGTTGCATTG GTCGTTGCTCAAGAAACATAAACAAGGTAAAAAACACTTAAAAAGGATGAAAAGGCTAGCCGATTCATCTGCCAATCCACCAAATATGCTACCGCCACCTGTTGCAAGTGAAATTGTAGTTGGAGAGATGAAGAATAAGAAGCAAAGGCTATTGCAAAACGGAGCAACTGCTGAAACATTGCTATCTTGTGATGTTTGCAATGTGATATGCAACAATCAAGAAGGATTTCAGCAGCATATCGCTAGCAAAAAGCATGCTGCAAAGGTAACTTCAATAATATTTTATTTGGATTACTGtctctatattatatatttctTTCTACTAAAAGTATTTCAttataactag